The genomic DNA CGCTATCAGCATAATGTTCACATCAGGAGCTCTGAAATAATCGGCCCACATTAGGAAGATTTTGAATGATGACCGCACTTACATCGCCATGAAAATTATGATTTCCAAATTGATCGGTTTTAAACTTCCTGCTAAACCAGATTTTCCGGTGAATAATTTGGTTTGGGGATTAATGTAACAATCTTAAAGTAACCACTTCTCTTCCGGCATTATGGCCAATAGCCGTTTAAGAAACTTTCTTCTGAAGCAGGAATGAATTTACTTTGATCCGTTGTGCCTTTACTTTTCGCAAACCATTTAATATCACTGTACTTACAAATATTTTGTTCCCCTTTGAGTTCTTTCTATGAAGGTTTAAACTTTCACATATTAACAACAGGCACTTTGTTTTTAAATTCATGCCAACTGGAAATGTGGGCAAATGAATATTTTTTAAAATATTCCGGTTTTGACGCATCTTTTAATAAACTGCTTAACCATTCGCTTTGTATCAATTGGATATTTAATGAATATTGTTTGATGCATTCTTTTTTCATCAACCAGCTGGCTATGGGTTTAAAATCGCCATTTTATTTTTTAAATGCGTTAATTAATTCGGTATAGGAAAGTGCATTTAAACACATTTCTTTTGGTAAGCATTTGCCTGCGTGCCGGAACAAGCCCAGTAATACATATCGAAAACCTTCGCATGATGTGCATCGGGATTAATGGAAATTAGTTATTTTTCGATACAATACTGTGTCCATCTCCAGTCAATATCTGTCCCGATAAGGATGTGCGTTTAATTCAATATGTGCACTTTATTAGCGGCACAAGCGTCTATTACTTTTTATGATGGATGGGATAACCAGACCTGGCTAACCCCAATCGTCCGGTGGGATGACCAGAATACTGGTATAAGGTTTTCAATATTTAATTAATCGGGTGGTTTGTTCTTCCGTCACTTTTTAAGTAGAATGAATGGAAGCCACAATAAAATCAAATGTTTTTAATGTTTCTTAAGGATAATCAGGGAGCCATCCGATAAAATAT from Sphingobacteriaceae bacterium includes the following:
- a CDS encoding GH3 auxin-responsive promoter family protein yields the protein MKKECIKQYSLNIQLIQSEWLSSLLKDASKPEYFKKYSFAHISSWHEFKNKVPVVNM